The sequence below is a genomic window from Ctenopharyngodon idella isolate HZGC_01 chromosome 11, HZGC01, whole genome shotgun sequence.
aaacaacattaaaacaatgtttaaagCTAAATGGTCGTAAACAAAGAAAACCGAGTTTAACAGCTAACTAGTTGTAAAAAGGTAAATAAGATACTGTTTTCGATTTCAATTACTGTTGAAATGATGTCACTTGTTTCAATGTGGGGGGGAAAAACATTGAAATCACATAAATTGAAACAACGCTGAAGTTTTAATACTCCTGTTAATACTCACAATATcaaaattgatttaaatttgtAAACTCAACACAAACTGTAACAGTGATTCAAACCTGATCCGCCTgtcaataaacattaaaatgtcaaCTGGGTTCTGAACAAAaactatagagggtatgcacgtgacgtcactgtcgacgttatgactgcggttacgcccactgagtggcaaaagtggcagcattggttttcagcgtgaatgccgcggAAAAACACGCATCCAAAACGGGAATGtgctttgcgactgactgtacaaatagctttgacacaaaatctgaggtatatttttacagactgctgaaagctacagaaaaaagaagcaaataggtcgctgcaattcacagaaacagctggactccaggcaaagaaacatgttttgcagttatcattttgtgtcaaaatgttggattgcggggtaaaatcataccctatatattgtattgttatatattgcgttgacaactcatcaattaaatatttaccatctatTATTcagcataattgggtgtttttaaataaacactgacaaaaactatacaagttttagtgCTGGACGATATGATacatataacattgatataagtgattaCTCGGATTtaaacctacctatattgttgttatataaaacattcacaggaagatttgctttatgtatttccccggcgtcgaaatcaggcacatataaatgtcaggaaacacgattcctggctgcatgtcagtatccatggattaggtttatTTGACAAGTTGtacactttcgagcccaacctttagtgtaatcgtttgttttactcgcgttttcgcagtttcccctattaaatccagtcatgcagcaggttcttttgccactcagtccggctgagggagcgcgttctggcgggaaagtgacgCCTATGCACACCCTctatatagaaagacggttatGAATAGGAGAAATTTCgacacgcaatatggcggaatacttCCCGCCTtataagtaaaagagccaatctctgattgataaagtcattgcgtcactgcagcagccgttagaagcttcggttcccatagaaacctgagactcgcgcttatgactgcacatgcgcattggctggtcaaacctgaaaaataagcttttttaaccCTATtggagcataagaaacaacatttatgggtcagtttatgtcagattttgttgctaaTTTCAAATCTGTTATTTAATAGTGAGTTCGgtaagcagtttttgagatttcaggattcaaatatataatacatggtcttggatgcctgaaatagcGGTCccgaggcgttgcaaatatggccgccgagtgaacttACTTTCCTTTAACGGGACTTTGGTTCTGAAGgtgcaaataaataattttcaaatattatataaatgattttaaaatattaaaaataaaacactcactgaaaaaatgatttttttaaccttacccaacatcagagaaccgtGAACATGCGAATGTGTTGTTCAAGCAATATTTAAACTTAAATCTCAGACTGTAAGCAAATATTTTAGCTGAATCTTTGATTTACAACAAATACAAGTGAGCTTTAAAACATAAACCATAATTCACTGTCAAAATGGAATGTTAAagcaattaaaaacaattaatttacTTTCAAtcactttcaacagcatttttagaggattgtgggatatcacaGACTGCTAAGGACACATtcatgctgccttcaaaaacaGATTAGAtgaactgcaaaaaatgatatttttgtcttgttttccagtaaaaatatctcaacattcttaaatcaagatgcatctacttgagaagcaaaatcaCTTAAGATAAgttttgttttatgaaaatgtttatgcttaaaacaagaacaaatatctgtcagtggGGTCAGAAATATCAAcctaattcaaagggaaaacaagattatgtTTCTGACTCTATTGGCAAATATTTGGTCTTGCTTTAAGCATAAACTCGCTTAATTTTGATCAATCAGTAAACGACTTAATTTctaagtcattttgcttctcaagtaaatgtatcttgatttaagaatgtttagatatttgtactggaaaacaagacaaaaaatattgaataagaaaatcattttttgcagtgtgaagGCAGTGAGATGACACAAATTGTATGTGTCTTGATGCCATCTGGCCCGTGAAGATTTTCAGGTTTTGGATGCAGTTGACGTGATTAATAGAttgaaataaacttttaataGTAAACAACTGTTGTCAgaagtaaaaatgttttatctgtGAAACAGAGCTGCACAAACCACCGTTAAATGAACGACGGCGCCACCTTCTGGTACAGCGTCATTAGCACATGAAGAAATCGCACAGAGAGAAAGTGTTTTAACTTCTTTTAATATGCATACAAAACTCAAACAGATGCAGGAACACATGTACCGCACAACAAAACAGGTAGAAAATCAGACAAACTCTCTCCTCATCTAGagaaaaataaactcaaaatattcTGCTCCTCAAACAAGAGCTTCCTTACAATCAAActtgcattttttaattattacttcACTTGTACTGCAATAAACGCCGAAACCCCTGATAACAAACACACATCTCCTGAAACTGAGGTGCTTCGAGAAGAGAAACAGGGCACTTCAGTCGTCTCGCTCTGGACTCTCACTTCCTGCGGGGCTTCGAGAGGGCGAACGACTGCAAACAGAAAACAAGGAAAAGGTTTATTTTGAGTCAGCATGTCATTCACCCCGTCACTCCCACACTAAACAGTGTTTCTCATCCTGTGGGGGGACCTACCTCTGCTTTTGAGGTGAAGCCCTAGATTTGGAGCCGCTGAGATTTAAGCAAAAATGCCTCTTAAGATTAACAAGCACAGGAAGTGTGTCGGTGGCTTTGCTGTTTGCATGCGACAGTGAGTGTGTGACATACTGCAAACTGACAAACGCATGCAGCTGAACACACACCATCCGGACCAGAATAACATCTCATGATGTTTATGTAATCAGATCACGTGCTTCTACTGTTTGGGTCATTTAGGAGTGGAAACCACATATATAGAGGTGTTTGTTATGAGATTCTTAATGGAGAACATTACCATATACTACACTAGTGATCAGACGTATGATTatgatttaacattaaaaaaatcttaatcatTCCAATCTTTAGAGGAAGTGCAAGTACTGAAGCAGAACGACAAATGAAATTGAgatttttgttttgcattagTGATAATCTTGACTTTGctataaagctctttctgactCTGATCGTTCATGCATGTCACATGTTCACATTACTGACATTCTTACAGTACGACAAGGAGTCTTGATGTCTGATGAGGTGCTGGAGcatgatgtgtgtgtgagtaagtgtgtgtatgtgtgagtgagtgtgtgtgtgtgtgtgtgtttgagagctTGTGTGTGAGTatctgtgagtgagtgtgtgtgtgagtgtgagagcttgtgtgtgtgagtgtatctgtgagtgagtgagtgtgtgtgagtgtgttgagagcttgtgtgtgtgcgtgagtatcagtgagtgagtgtgtgtgtgtgtgtgtgtgagtgtgagagcttgtgtgtgtgagtatctgtgagtgactgtgtgtgtgagtgtgtttgagagCTTGTGTGTGAGTatctgtgagtgagtgtgtgcgagCGAGTGTGTTTGAgagcgtgtgtttgtgtgtgattgtgcgtgtttgaaagtgtgtgtgagtgtgtttgagagtgtttgtgtgagtgtgtttgagagtgtgtgagagagtgtgtgtgagtgtgtgtgtgtgtgcaagtgtgcttgagagtgtgtatgtgagtgtgatTGACAGTGTGTTTGTATGAGCATGTATGagagtgtatgtgtgagtgagtgtgtgtgtgtgagtttgagagcttgtgtgtgtgagtatctgtgagcgagtgtgtgtgagtatctgtgagcgagtgtgtgtgagtatctgtgagcgagtgtgtgtgagtatctgtgagcgagtgtgtgtgtgtgtgtgtgtatctgtgagtgagtgtgtgtgagtgtgttgagagcttgtgtgtgtgcgtgagtatcagtgagtgagagtgtgtgtgagtgtgtttgagagcttgtgtgtgtgagtatctgtgagtgactgtgtgtgtgagtgtgtgtgtgtttgagagctTGTGTGTGAGTatctgtgagtgagtgtgtgcgagCGAGTGTGTTTGAgagcgtgtgtttgtgtgtgattgtgcgtgtttgaaagtgtgtgtgtgtgagtgtgtttgagagtgtgtatgtgagtgtgtttgagtgtgtttgtgtgagtgtgtttgtatgtgagagtgtgtatgtgaatgtgtttgagagtgtgtgtgtgagtgtgtttgagagtgtgtgagagagtgtgtgtgagtgtgtgtgtgtgcgcgtgcaaGTGTGCttgagagtgtgtatgtgagtgtgatTGACAGTGTGTTTGTATGAGCAtgtatgagagtgtgtgtgtgagagcatgTGTGGGAgtgtttgagagtgtgtgtgagtgtgtttgagagcaggtgtgtgtgagtgtgtttgagagcaggtgtgtgtgagtatgtgtgagtgagtgtgtgtgtgtgtgtgtgtgtgtgtgtgtgtgtgtgtgtttgagagtgtCAGTGTGAGagtgcaaatgtgtgtgtgtgtgagagtgtttgagagcaagtgtgtgtgtgtgtgtgtgtgagtgtgtgtgtgtgtatgtgtgagtatgtgtgtgagagtgtgagtgtgagtgtgtgttctcACCTTCTAGCCCGAGAGCCGGATTTGGATCTCCCGACTGAACCAGACCTACAGAAACAGAAGTTCCCCATCAACACAAACCCACgtgactgaacacacacacagttcataCGGCAACACGAAGCCAGACGTGGCATGACACCTGACCAGCTGCGATACTGTGTTACCTGCTCCTGGGACCGGAGCCGGATCGGGAGCGAGAACGGGATATGGACCTGGATGGGTCAAAGAAAGAATCAATCAACTCAAATGACAGAACCAAACACCTCAgagacacaatattgtaattaaACTTGAACTCATGTAAATACAATACTTTGATCAAACTAATATGAATGATCTCACAGTAAACTATGTGGGGCATaccaattttaatttaaaattaaaaattaaaattattaccaCCCTGGCTAAAGTGCGCACGTCACTCACCTGGATCGTTTGGGCGTCACAGATCTGGAGCGTCTGGGAGAACCCGAGCGAGAATGGCGAGGAGAGAAAGATCTGGACCTGAGACATGGATGAGACATGCATTTACATGTGAAAGatcacagaacacacacacacacacacacacacataccttcTCCCCCTGCTGCGGCTGCGAGAGCGACCGTATCTCCTCCCTCTGGACCGAGAGCGAGAGTGGGAACGGGAACGAGACCTGTCCGAGTCCAGAggagacggacggacggatgtgAGGACACAAGGAGGGAACAAAGGAGAGAGACGTGTGTCAGCGTGATATAAAGAACCAGACAAACAGATTCACTGACTCATGTGACCCTCAGGCACTGACCTCAACTAAACTAAACAATCACATTACAGATTAACATTACAGGTACAGTACAGAACAGGGCTGGACCATATAACAGCGCTTTTAAAAAAGCTCCATAAATCACTTCAAATTATTTGTGAATTGATTCAAAAGTCAAAcgaatggtaaaaaaaaacaacaaaaaaaaaccattaaaaaaattaattacttgaaataataaaataaatgttaactgaaattaaataaaacactgattttatttttagcaaaatttctcattttcatttagcatAACttgataaaaatgaatgaaaactatatagacatatgtaaaaaaaacaaaaaaaaaaaacaattaatctcattttatattattctcaaactatagacattttaaaaaacagtaattaataaaaatgccaaaaacaaattaactcaaattaaaataaaactaaataaatactcATTCAAAAAATTTAAACTATGATACTACACACTgatttccattaaaaatattgcaaaataagttttagaatataaaaataactttgTTTATTACTATGCATAGtaaaaaaataggaaaaaatatttatttatatatattttaaattaatttccttCAAGAttattaactaaataaatattttacctttaccaatacattttttcaatcCAACTTAGCTACAATGACTGGCTAAAATAATGATTCCTCTGATTTAAAATGTCTaatttcagagagagagagagaaaaaaaaaagattactgCGATATTTCTAGATGCTCATGGAGTGttatatcgtccagccctagaaccctaacagttcttaaaaaatgtttacagcaTTAAACATTACGACTGATTTGAGTTCAGGCAATGGCAATGATATACAGAGAGACACATTAATTGGTACTTGAAATAAACCTTGCAACTTTGCAGGTCGACCCTCTTTGGAACCGAGGTCTAGCAGATCTAGACGATCTAGAAGTATCTATCATCAGCCGACCTCTGCATCTAGTCGTTCTCTTGGATTTCTAACGATGACCGCATTGACAGCCAAATCGCTTGATTGAGACTTGATAGAAGTGTGCAAGGCGCTTTTTCTAGACGGGATCGTGGTCTGTTGAGGTCTCGATGCTCTCTTTATCAAAAGCGTAGGCACAAATCACTAGCCGAATTTACTCGGATTGGCGCTCTCATCAGGTTTGGGTTGGGGGGGGAGGGGCTATGAATAGTTAAGTAGCAGTGGGAGGAGCCTCAGCGAAGGGGTGTGGCTGCTCGTGCCCCGGTCATAGCAGGCGATCAAAAGTGTGGGATTTGCTAGATGCCTCATGAATTCGTAAAGGATCGTGACTCTCTGAATCAAACGATGAAACCTGAAAGGTTTTGACCAGGTCAGTCATTAAATGAAATCCCAAAGAGAAAACATCAGTtcagaaaacaacaaaacatcccCCCCAACCCACAAAATCTAAGtcaacacaaacaaataaacaggaaatcaagcagacagagagagaagagagagcagGAACAATATAACAAGGAAACAGCAGATGACAGTTTATTCATCAATAACGTTCAGCGGTGTCCGGGTGAGATCACAGCTGGCCTTACCTGCTCCGGCGCCGCCGACTGTAGCGATGACAGTCGTACGCGTAGTGGCCCTTCTCGCCGCACTCGTAGCAGCGGTCGTTCGGGGTCGAAGGGCCGGCGAGTCGGCGGACGGTCGTATCGGGAACGCCGTGGCATTCCGGTGGATAACTCCACACGCGTTCGAGAGCCACAGATCACCCTGAAACAATTAGTgatgaaacaagtctttatgagtcattgaatcattcatttaagagatttgttcaaaaatgctgattagtgatgaaacaagtcttaatgagtgagtcattgaatcattcattcaagagatttgttaaaaaatgctaattagtcatgaaacaagtctttatgagtgagtcattgaatcattcattcaagagatttgttcaaaaacgctgattagtgatgaaacaagtctttatgagcgagtcattgaatcattcattcaagagatttgttcaaaaatgctgattattaatgaaacaagtctttatgagtgagtcattgaatcattcattcaagagatttgttcaaaaacgctgattagTAATGAAAccagtctttatgagtgagtcattgaatcattcattcaagagatttgttcaaaaaacgCTGattagtaatgaaacaagtctttatgagggagtcattgaatcattcattcaagagatttgtttaaaaaatgctaattagtgatgaaaacaagtctttatgagcgagtcattgaatcattcattcaagagatttgttaaaaaatgctaattagtcatgaaacaagtctttatgagtgagtcattgaatcattcattcaagagatttgttcaaaaaacgCTGATTAGTgatgaaacaagtctttatgagcgagtcattgaatcattcattcaagagatttgttcaaaaacgctgattagTAATGAACAAGTCTTTATGAgggagtcattgaatcattcattcaagagatttgttcaaaaacgctgattagtaatgaaacaagtctttatgagggagtcattgaatcattcattcaagagatttgtttaaaaatgctgattagTAATGAAACCATTCTTTATGAGCGAATCATTGAATcatcattcaagagatttgttcaaaacgctgattagtaatgaaacaagtcttaatgagtgagtcattgaatcattcattcaagagatttgttaaaaaat
It includes:
- the LOC127523047 gene encoding LOW QUALITY PROTEIN: serine/arginine-rich splicing factor 7-like (The sequence of the model RefSeq protein was modified relative to this genomic sequence to represent the inferred CDS: deleted 3 bases in 3 codons) gives rise to the protein MSRYGRHGGETKVYVGNLGTGAGKGELGGRAFGYYGPLRTVWIARNPPGFAFVDFEDPRDAEDAVRGLDGKVICGSRTRVELSTGMPRRSRYDRPPTRRPFDPNDRCYECGEKGHYAYDCHRYSRRRRSRSRSRSHSRSRSRGRRYGRSRSRSRGRRSRSFSPRHSRSGSPRRSRSVTPKRSRSISRSRSRSGSGPRSRSGSVGRSKSGSRARSRSPSRSPAGSESPERDD